In a single window of the Pseudomonas sp. B21-015 genome:
- a CDS encoding bifunctional diguanylate cyclase/phosphodiesterase: MTTTEQLSALSSILTQSGLHSLFQPIISLSERRIIGYEALSRGPSNSPLHSPVALFAVARQAGRLSELEIACRQSACRRFNEQQLPGKLFLNVSPESLLEAAHQPGRTLQLLQDFGIPPSQVVIELTEQTPTDDFQLLQTALHHYRAMGFSIALDDLGAGYSSLRLWSELRPDYVKIDRHFIDGIHQDALKREFVGSILQIAKASRAKVIAEGIELPEELAVLTEMGVDLVQGYLLCRPQEHPPRDTRTLMPKPNSTAATLNEEVSDLSALLNDQPAVTSDTPTATVLEAFRRQANLNSLAVLDEQGQPCGIVHRHSLSDALLKPFATDLFARKPISRLMSDDFLAVELSQSLQQVSRLITSRARQRIEEDFIITLNGSYLGLGRVIDVLKLITELKIQQARYANPLTLLPGNVPIQQCLTRLLQQERESVICYVDIDSFKPFNDIYGYGRGDEVLLCLAQCLNDRVDPTRDFVGHIGGDDFLLVLGPEDWRKRLNQLLDDFHSQCRRFYRSEHLEAGCFIAPNRQGVRQEFPLLSLSIGVVHLHPQACGQLDASQLAEMASQAKHHAKNVPGYSVHVIDSLAVPATEEALVAGHR; the protein is encoded by the coding sequence AGGCCGGTCGCCTCAGCGAACTGGAGATCGCTTGTCGCCAAAGCGCTTGCCGACGCTTCAATGAACAGCAACTGCCCGGCAAACTGTTCCTCAATGTGTCCCCGGAATCCCTGCTCGAAGCCGCCCACCAACCCGGCCGCACCCTGCAACTGCTGCAGGATTTCGGCATACCGCCAAGCCAGGTAGTGATCGAACTCACCGAACAGACCCCGACCGACGATTTCCAGTTACTGCAAACCGCCCTGCATCACTATCGGGCGATGGGGTTTTCCATTGCGCTGGATGATCTGGGGGCCGGTTATTCGAGCTTGCGGCTCTGGTCTGAATTGCGGCCGGACTACGTCAAGATCGATCGGCACTTTATCGACGGCATTCATCAGGACGCGCTCAAGCGTGAATTCGTCGGTTCGATCCTGCAAATCGCCAAGGCCTCCCGGGCAAAAGTGATCGCCGAAGGCATCGAATTGCCGGAGGAACTCGCCGTGCTGACCGAAATGGGCGTCGATCTCGTGCAAGGCTATCTGCTCTGCCGTCCCCAGGAGCATCCGCCCCGCGATACCCGGACCTTGATGCCCAAACCCAACAGCACCGCAGCGACACTGAACGAGGAAGTCAGTGACCTCAGCGCCCTGCTCAACGACCAACCGGCGGTCACCAGCGACACCCCAACCGCCACCGTGCTGGAAGCCTTCCGCCGCCAAGCCAACCTGAACTCCCTGGCGGTGCTCGACGAGCAAGGCCAGCCCTGCGGCATCGTCCACCGTCATTCCCTCTCGGACGCCCTCCTCAAGCCCTTTGCCACCGACCTGTTCGCCCGCAAACCCATCAGCCGGCTGATGAGCGACGACTTCCTCGCCGTGGAGCTGAGCCAGTCGCTGCAACAGGTCAGCCGCTTGATCACCAGCCGCGCCCGACAGCGCATCGAAGAAGACTTCATCATCACCCTCAACGGCAGCTATCTGGGCTTGGGCCGAGTGATCGACGTGCTCAAACTGATTACCGAACTGAAAATCCAGCAAGCCCGCTACGCCAACCCGCTGACCCTGCTACCGGGCAACGTACCGATCCAGCAATGCCTGACACGGCTGCTGCAACAGGAACGGGAATCGGTGATCTGCTACGTAGACATCGACAGCTTCAAACCCTTCAATGACATCTATGGCTACGGCCGCGGGGATGAAGTCCTACTGTGTTTGGCGCAATGCCTGAACGACCGCGTCGACCCGACCCGCGACTTCGTCGGCCATATCGGCGGCGACGACTTCCTGCTGGTGCTCGGCCCGGAAGACTGGCGCAAACGCCTGAATCAACTGCTGGACGACTTCCACAGCCAATGCCGACGCTTCTACCGCAGCGAACACCTGGAAGCCGGCTGCTTCATCGCCCCCAACCGCCAGGGCGTACGCCAGGAGTTTCCGCTGTTGTCCCTGTCCATCGGCGTGGTGCATTTACATCCACAGGCCTGCGGACAGCTTGATGCCAGCCAATTAGCCGAGATGGCGTCGCAGGCCAAACACCACGCGAAGAATGTGCCGGGGTATAGCGTGCATGTAATTGATAGCCTGGCGGTGCCGGCAACCGAGGAAGCGTTAGTCGCCGGACATCGATGA
- a CDS encoding transposase produces the protein MMGQLSSGQERLFYSFNLEDHIPANHLLRSIDQCLDLSDLRHYLADFYSPIGRPSIDPELMIRMLIVGYCYGIRSERRLCEEAHLNLAYRWFCRLSLEDEVPNHSTFSKNRHGRFRDSDLFRWLFNEVLRRCMDAGLVKGEGFAVDASIIKADASRQRGVPGDEQVNWSDPALSTRAVREYLAGLDEEALVETLPKRLSLTDPQARWTAAPGGPAFYAYSTNYLIDTEHGVIMDVEPTPAHRTAEVESTKTMIDRVEAQFDIKPERLIGDTAYGTALMLAWMVEEKDIEPHVPAWDKTERKNDSFSSNDFHWNEEAEEYRCPAGNVLRSEWRAFKNERSHVTKANTIIFRSRQTDCATCPMKAKCCPNTSIRKIVRSVHEAARDVARRIAATPAYQRSRHERKKVEMLFAHLKRILKLDRLRLRGMSGASDEFTLAAAVQNLRRLAKFSSQGPPVTG, from the coding sequence ATGATGGGACAGTTATCGAGTGGGCAGGAGCGACTGTTTTACTCGTTCAACCTTGAAGATCACATCCCAGCCAATCACCTTCTGCGCAGCATTGATCAATGTCTCGATCTGAGCGACCTGCGCCATTACCTCGCCGATTTCTATAGCCCGATTGGGCGTCCGTCGATTGATCCTGAACTGATGATCCGCATGCTGATCGTCGGCTACTGCTACGGTATTCGCTCAGAGCGGCGATTGTGCGAAGAGGCCCATCTGAACCTGGCATATCGCTGGTTCTGCCGGTTGAGCCTTGAGGATGAAGTCCCTAATCACTCGACCTTTTCCAAGAACCGACACGGCCGTTTTCGGGACAGTGATCTGTTTCGCTGGTTGTTCAATGAAGTGCTGCGTCGCTGCATGGACGCAGGCCTGGTTAAAGGCGAAGGCTTTGCCGTGGACGCCAGCATCATCAAAGCGGATGCCAGTCGGCAGCGCGGCGTACCGGGTGATGAACAGGTCAACTGGAGCGATCCGGCCCTGAGCACCCGCGCCGTGCGTGAGTACCTTGCAGGTCTCGATGAAGAGGCTTTGGTCGAAACGCTACCGAAGCGCCTGTCGCTGACGGATCCTCAGGCCCGCTGGACCGCTGCTCCAGGCGGCCCAGCTTTCTACGCTTACTCCACGAATTATCTGATCGATACCGAGCACGGCGTGATCATGGATGTGGAACCCACACCGGCTCATCGAACCGCAGAAGTCGAGAGCACCAAGACCATGATCGACCGGGTTGAAGCGCAGTTCGACATCAAGCCAGAGCGCCTCATTGGCGACACCGCTTACGGTACAGCGCTGATGCTGGCCTGGATGGTGGAGGAAAAAGACATCGAACCGCATGTGCCGGCGTGGGACAAAACTGAGCGCAAGAACGACAGCTTTTCGAGTAACGATTTCCACTGGAATGAAGAGGCCGAGGAATATCGCTGCCCAGCCGGCAACGTATTACGCAGCGAATGGCGAGCCTTCAAGAACGAGCGTTCGCACGTCACCAAAGCCAACACCATCATCTTCCGATCCAGACAGACCGACTGTGCTACGTGTCCGATGAAAGCCAAGTGCTGCCCGAACACTTCGATTCGTAAGATCGTCCGCAGCGTCCATGAAGCCGCTCGTGATGTGGCTCGACGCATCGCAGCGACGCCGGCGTATCAGCGCTCTCGCCACGAACGTAAAAAGGTCGAAATGCTGTTTGCCCACCTCAAGCGCATCCTGAAATTGGATCGCTTGCGACTACGTGGCATGAGTGGCGCGTCCGATGAATTCACGCTGGCCGCTGCGGTGCAGAACTTGCGACGGCTGGCCAAATTTTCATCTCAAGGGCCACCAGTCACGGGATAG
- a CDS encoding GlxA family transcriptional regulator has protein sequence MRITLLAFPRVQLLDVVGPADVFAEAAKQLGNPRAYRVEVIGTSKGMIKGSSGLKLGIDETFETYKGKIDTLLVAGSPHIDEIAHDPALQDWLRRQAKSVRRIGSVCSGAFLLAAAGLLDGRRVTTHWNSSAKLAKEHPQTHVDPDSIFIKDGNIYTSAGVTAGMDLALALVEEDYGRELALSVAREMVMFFKRPGGQSQFSAQLAAQTAERSVIRDVQDYVVEHLKADLSVPILAARAGMSERNFARTFKAEAGSTPAEFVELARIDAARRLIEDSDVSLKRLADTVGYANTDGFRRAFMRRLGVGPSDYRKRFSLM, from the coding sequence ATGCGTATAACCCTCCTGGCATTCCCCCGTGTGCAACTGCTGGACGTCGTCGGGCCCGCCGACGTCTTCGCCGAAGCAGCCAAGCAACTGGGTAATCCGCGCGCCTATCGGGTCGAAGTCATCGGTACCAGCAAGGGCATGATCAAAGGCTCAAGTGGTTTGAAGCTTGGCATTGATGAAACCTTCGAAACTTATAAAGGCAAGATCGACACCTTGCTTGTGGCCGGCAGCCCACATATCGACGAAATCGCGCATGACCCCGCGTTGCAAGATTGGCTACGTCGGCAAGCGAAATCCGTACGTCGTATCGGCTCAGTCTGTAGCGGTGCTTTTCTACTGGCCGCCGCTGGCCTTCTCGACGGGCGCCGTGTCACCACCCATTGGAATTCCAGCGCAAAACTCGCTAAGGAGCACCCGCAAACACACGTCGATCCGGATAGCATCTTTATCAAGGATGGCAACATCTACACTTCGGCGGGTGTCACGGCGGGCATGGACCTGGCTTTGGCGCTGGTCGAAGAAGATTACGGCAGAGAATTGGCGCTCAGCGTGGCCCGTGAAATGGTGATGTTCTTCAAGCGGCCTGGCGGGCAATCGCAGTTCAGCGCGCAACTAGCAGCGCAAACCGCCGAACGCAGCGTGATCCGAGACGTGCAGGATTATGTGGTGGAGCACCTGAAGGCCGACTTAAGCGTCCCCATCCTGGCCGCCCGCGCCGGTATGAGCGAGCGAAACTTCGCCCGTACCTTCAAGGCTGAAGCCGGTTCGACCCCGGCCGAATTTGTTGAACTGGCCCGGATCGATGCGGCCAGACGGTTGATCGAAGATTCTGACGTTTCACTCAAGCGCTTGGCCGATACAGTCGGTTATGCCAATACGGACGGGTTCCGAAGGGCATTTATGCGGCGTCTCGGAGTTGGGCCAAGTGATTATCGAAAGCGGTTTTCATTGATGTGA
- a CDS encoding SLAC1 anion channel family protein: MNTAYTPTVDAAQTVTASKTSIKNLPINLFGSVMGLAGLGLAWRLTGQYYGVGGILGEAIGALSGLVFVLLTLGYLTKWVKHPAAVRAEFNHPIASNFFGTVTIALLLLSAVAAPHNELLGRVLWILGSALTVLLAGLVVSRLLSGNQDSLNAVPAWLIPGVATLDIAVTGAHMPMAWATEFNLFALAVGAVLALVFFTRIFSRLVHEAAPAKGMVPSLMVLIAPFEVGFLAYTNVFGEIDRFASVLFYFGLFLFVVLSFKVFRRDVPFAPSWWAISFPIAALSNAALKYAHAQENTMLMVIAAVILLFLTVALTVLMVKTLTSLFSGKLLAN; the protein is encoded by the coding sequence ATGAACACTGCATATACCCCCACCGTCGATGCCGCTCAAACGGTAACCGCCAGCAAAACATCGATCAAAAACCTGCCTATCAATTTGTTCGGTTCAGTGATGGGTTTGGCCGGCCTGGGCCTGGCCTGGCGCTTGACTGGCCAGTATTACGGCGTCGGCGGCATCTTGGGTGAGGCAATTGGCGCTCTTTCCGGCCTGGTATTCGTGCTGTTGACCCTGGGATACCTGACCAAATGGGTGAAACATCCAGCAGCGGTCAGGGCCGAGTTCAACCACCCGATCGCCAGCAACTTTTTTGGCACCGTCACCATTGCACTGTTGTTGCTTTCGGCAGTCGCGGCACCCCACAACGAATTGCTCGGACGGGTTCTCTGGATACTGGGCAGCGCACTGACGGTGTTGCTCGCAGGCCTCGTGGTTTCCCGTCTGTTGTCGGGCAATCAAGACTCGTTGAATGCCGTACCTGCCTGGCTGATTCCAGGTGTTGCCACCCTCGATATCGCGGTAACCGGTGCGCATATGCCTATGGCCTGGGCTACTGAGTTCAACCTGTTTGCCCTCGCCGTGGGTGCAGTGCTGGCGCTAGTATTCTTCACCCGGATCTTTTCGCGGCTGGTGCATGAGGCAGCTCCGGCCAAAGGCATGGTGCCTTCGCTGATGGTCCTGATTGCACCCTTTGAAGTAGGTTTCCTGGCCTACACCAACGTGTTCGGCGAGATCGACCGGTTTGCCAGTGTGTTGTTCTACTTCGGCCTGTTCCTGTTCGTGGTGTTGAGCTTCAAAGTGTTCCGTCGGGATGTGCCGTTTGCCCCTTCGTGGTGGGCAATCAGCTTCCCCATCGCAGCTCTGAGCAACGCGGCGTTGAAATATGCACATGCCCAGGAGAACACCATGTTGATGGTCATCGCTGCTGTGATCCTGCTGTTCCTCACTGTGGCACTGACCGTGCTGATGGTGAAAACCCTGACCAGCCTTTTCAGCGGAAAACTGTTGGCCAACTGA
- a CDS encoding multidrug efflux SMR transporter codes for MTYNTSWLLLIVAGFLEIFFAVGLKSANGLERPWLLLGTVVTLAGSLCLLTIALRVLPVGTAYAVWTGIGAAGTAIVGMYWLGDAVSFWKLVWIGLILLSVAGLRWAA; via the coding sequence ATGACTTACAACACATCGTGGTTGCTGCTGATCGTTGCCGGATTCCTGGAGATTTTCTTTGCAGTCGGATTGAAATCTGCAAACGGTCTTGAACGGCCCTGGCTGCTCCTGGGCACGGTCGTAACGTTGGCGGGCAGTTTGTGCTTATTGACGATAGCGTTGCGGGTGCTGCCCGTAGGAACCGCCTATGCGGTGTGGACCGGCATCGGCGCTGCCGGCACAGCCATCGTTGGAATGTACTGGTTGGGTGACGCGGTATCGTTCTGGAAACTTGTCTGGATTGGCTTGATTCTCTTGAGTGTCGCCGGACTACGCTGGGCGGCCTAA
- a CDS encoding HAMP domain-containing sensor histidine kinase encodes MKPSVSLQKRLGLGLTLGMTLLWLGATVGAWLVVQHELDEAFDSALEETAQRILPLAVLEISNREEPREAQHVATLKMHKEYLTYLVRDASGKILMQSHDANPKIFNRQPTEGFSTSEKYRLYGASALRGTLFIEIAEPLNHRREAAREALFALLLPLLALIPVSLLGTWLFVRISLRSVLAYRRAVEARGVGDLSPIKVARLPAEIDPLAEAVNHLLERLRKALEAERSFTANSAHELRTPLAATLAQIQRLHQEAPEGPLRVRAAKIENALRELARLSEKLMQLAKAEGGGLLSETPQDLIPLLAHGVDEWNQRSGQRIKLQLPHQASVYSNIDPDAFGILLRNLIENALKYGATAQPIEVSLTEQAQLRIVNGGPVVPAPVLQHLTERFVRGHSEISGSGLGLAIAKTIVQGVNARMKLSSPATGRQEGFEVCVWLPLASAIDG; translated from the coding sequence ATGAAGCCTTCCGTGAGCCTGCAAAAACGTCTCGGCCTGGGTTTGACCTTGGGCATGACGTTGCTCTGGCTGGGCGCAACCGTCGGCGCCTGGCTGGTGGTGCAACATGAGTTGGACGAGGCATTCGACAGCGCACTGGAAGAGACCGCGCAACGCATCTTGCCGTTGGCCGTGCTGGAAATCAGCAACCGGGAGGAACCCCGTGAAGCTCAGCACGTTGCGACGTTGAAAATGCACAAGGAATACCTGACGTACCTGGTGCGCGATGCCAGTGGCAAGATCCTGATGCAGTCCCACGATGCCAACCCGAAGATCTTCAATCGACAGCCGACCGAGGGTTTTTCGACCTCTGAGAAGTACCGCTTGTATGGCGCCAGTGCATTGCGCGGGACGCTGTTCATTGAAATCGCCGAGCCGCTGAATCATCGCCGTGAAGCCGCGCGGGAAGCCTTGTTTGCCTTGTTGTTGCCGCTGTTGGCGCTGATTCCCGTCAGCCTGTTGGGCACCTGGTTGTTCGTGCGGATCAGCCTGCGTAGCGTGTTGGCGTATCGACGTGCGGTCGAGGCGCGTGGTGTGGGTGATCTGTCACCGATCAAAGTGGCCCGCCTGCCCGCAGAAATCGATCCGTTGGCCGAGGCGGTCAATCACTTGCTGGAGCGCTTGCGCAAGGCCCTCGAAGCCGAGCGCAGCTTTACCGCCAACAGCGCTCATGAGTTGCGTACGCCACTGGCGGCGACCCTCGCGCAGATCCAGCGTTTGCACCAGGAGGCGCCTGAAGGCCCTTTGCGAGTGCGTGCGGCGAAGATCGAAAACGCCTTGCGCGAGCTGGCGCGGCTGTCGGAAAAACTCATGCAACTGGCGAAGGCCGAGGGCGGTGGGCTGCTGTCCGAAACGCCTCAGGACCTGATTCCGTTGTTGGCCCATGGCGTCGATGAGTGGAACCAACGCAGCGGCCAGCGCATCAAGTTGCAACTGCCACACCAGGCCAGCGTGTACTCGAACATTGACCCGGACGCTTTTGGCATCTTGTTGCGCAACCTGATTGAGAACGCTCTGAAGTATGGCGCGACGGCGCAACCGATCGAAGTCAGCCTCACCGAACAGGCCCAACTGCGGATAGTCAATGGCGGGCCGGTGGTGCCGGCGCCAGTGTTGCAGCACCTGACCGAGCGCTTTGTACGAGGTCACAGTGAGATCAGCGGTTCAGGATTGGGCCTGGCGATTGCCAAAACGATTGTGCAGGGGGTTAACGCGAGAATGAAATTGAGCTCCCCTGCAACAGGTCGGCAAGAGGGTTTCGAAGTGTGCGTCTGGCTCCCGCTCGCGTCGGCGATCGACGGTTGA
- a CDS encoding PepSY domain-containing protein → MKTGFIAHAALLSLLLSGYALADDDCSDPVSDWQPRETLRQQVERQYGWSVQRIKVDDGCYELKGLDRKGNAIEASYSPASLRLHTLEIHFRDDGDARDYLGSPLTE, encoded by the coding sequence ATGAAAACAGGTTTTATTGCCCATGCCGCGCTGTTGAGCCTGCTGCTCAGCGGTTACGCCCTGGCCGATGACGATTGCAGCGACCCGGTGAGCGACTGGCAACCGCGCGAAACCTTGCGCCAGCAGGTCGAGCGGCAATACGGCTGGAGCGTGCAGCGCATCAAGGTCGACGACGGTTGTTATGAGCTCAAGGGCCTGGACCGCAAAGGCAATGCCATCGAAGCCAGCTACTCACCGGCCTCGCTGCGCTTGCACACACTTGAGATTCATTTCCGCGACGACGGCGATGCCAGGGATTACCTCGGCAGCCCGCTCACCGAATGA
- a CDS encoding DUF2271 domain-containing protein, producing the protein MKKIIAATCLASAIALPGLAQAREVTLTTQLKDYSGNDAYLAIYVTDANGQYQKTLWVAGKKAKYYKHLGDWARGSGMNPSEFDGVSGASVGSGRTLKVSVELADTLIDAGYQIRIDSAVEDKRDARADVSVPLTSKGSGKPATGSAYVDSFTYDL; encoded by the coding sequence ATGAAAAAGATCATCGCAGCCACCTGCCTCGCCAGCGCCATTGCCTTGCCGGGTCTGGCCCAGGCCCGTGAAGTGACCTTGACCACTCAGCTCAAGGACTACAGCGGCAATGATGCCTACCTGGCGATCTACGTCACCGACGCCAATGGCCAATACCAGAAAACCCTGTGGGTGGCCGGCAAGAAGGCCAAGTACTACAAGCACCTGGGCGACTGGGCCCGTGGCAGCGGGATGAACCCGAGCGAGTTTGACGGGGTCAGCGGCGCCAGTGTCGGCAGCGGGCGCACGCTCAAAGTCAGCGTCGAACTGGCAGACACCCTGATTGATGCCGGGTACCAGATCCGCATCGACAGTGCTGTCGAGGACAAACGCGACGCCCGCGCCGATGTCAGCGTTCCCCTGACCTCCAAAGGCTCAGGCAAGCCGGCGACCGGCAGCGCCTACGTCGACTCCTTTACTTACGATCTGTAG
- a CDS encoding PepSY domain-containing protein produces the protein MLRQSHSLPGLIAALLVMLLAISGAILSVNPALERLHSTSTPAGQLNVGQLAGRVASHFSGVEQIQRTASGTVIVYYNQNGQAGAEKVDPMTGQGLAPDEPSAFSRRVKELHRSLFLGTPGHGVSGVGALFMLMLSVSGALLLARRLGGWRNLLRPLRGTFSQRWHAEVGRLALLGLLLSALSGLYMSATTFGFIADGSQSEPAFPAHVSAGPALPVAKLQALQATDLNDLRELVYPSPGNPRDVFSLRTAQGDGYVDQASGALLSYQAHDSMHNLYELIYQLHTGEGLWWLGLPLGLCALCVPLMSVTGIVLWWRRRKASPTLRHNSPAHTADCVILVGSENNSTWGFAKTLHDALHLAGHRVHSATMNQYANKYSNAQRVFILTATHGDGDAPASASQFLAQLAKTGLKPGLPFAVLGFGDRQFTQFCQYAHQVQNAMLQAGGSPLLGLEAVNRQSSQEFARWGHALGEVLQHDLTLVHTPQQPQTHPLQLTERIVYGEQVNAPTHVLRFKAPGKLPDFLAGDLVGILPPGSPIPRFYSLASGSQDGVLEICVRKHNGGVCSEFLHGLDIGGPIEAFIQPNPHFRPASGTHPVILIGAGTGIGPLAGFIRNNTARHPMHLYWGGRNPASDFLYEPQLNQYLSDRRLTALRAAFSQVQDRSYVQDRLISDALALRRLIEKGAQVLVCGSREMAKGVMQALDEVLAPLNLSVLTLKAQGRYREDVY, from the coding sequence ATGCTTCGCCAGTCCCATTCCCTGCCCGGCCTGATCGCTGCCCTGTTGGTCATGCTGTTGGCAATCAGCGGCGCGATCCTCTCGGTCAACCCGGCGCTGGAACGCTTGCACAGCACGTCCACGCCTGCCGGACAACTTAACGTCGGCCAACTGGCCGGGCGCGTTGCCAGCCACTTTTCGGGCGTAGAGCAGATCCAGCGCACAGCGTCTGGCACGGTGATCGTCTACTACAACCAGAACGGCCAGGCCGGGGCGGAAAAAGTCGACCCAATGACCGGCCAAGGCCTCGCGCCCGACGAGCCATCCGCGTTCTCACGCAGGGTGAAAGAACTGCACCGCTCGCTGTTCCTTGGCACGCCGGGCCATGGCGTGTCGGGTGTCGGCGCGCTGTTCATGCTGATGCTGTCGGTGTCCGGCGCGCTATTGCTGGCCCGGCGCCTGGGTGGCTGGCGCAACCTGCTGCGGCCGCTGCGGGGTACTTTCAGCCAGCGTTGGCATGCTGAAGTCGGGCGACTGGCCTTGCTGGGGCTGCTGCTGTCGGCATTGAGCGGGCTCTACATGTCCGCCACCACTTTTGGCTTTATCGCCGACGGCAGTCAGAGTGAGCCCGCCTTCCCCGCCCACGTCAGTGCCGGTCCGGCCTTGCCGGTGGCAAAGCTGCAAGCCTTGCAGGCCACCGACTTGAACGACCTGCGCGAGCTGGTCTACCCGAGCCCCGGCAACCCGCGCGATGTGTTTTCTCTGCGCACGGCCCAGGGCGACGGCTACGTGGACCAGGCCAGCGGCGCCTTGTTGTCCTATCAAGCCCACGACTCGATGCACAACCTCTACGAATTGATCTATCAATTGCACACCGGCGAAGGCCTCTGGTGGCTGGGCCTGCCGCTCGGGCTCTGCGCCCTCTGCGTACCGTTAATGAGCGTGACCGGCATTGTGTTGTGGTGGCGCCGCCGCAAGGCGAGCCCGACCCTCCGCCACAACAGCCCGGCCCACACTGCTGACTGCGTGATTCTGGTGGGCAGTGAAAACAACAGCACCTGGGGCTTTGCAAAAACCTTGCATGACGCTTTGCACCTGGCGGGACACCGGGTGCACAGCGCGACAATGAATCAATACGCCAACAAATACAGCAACGCCCAGCGGGTGTTCATCCTCACCGCGACCCACGGTGACGGCGATGCGCCGGCCTCGGCTTCGCAGTTTCTGGCGCAACTGGCAAAAACCGGCCTCAAGCCTGGGCTGCCCTTTGCCGTACTGGGCTTTGGTGATCGGCAGTTTACGCAGTTCTGTCAGTACGCCCATCAGGTGCAGAACGCGATGTTGCAGGCCGGTGGCTCGCCATTACTGGGGCTGGAAGCCGTCAACCGCCAGTCCTCTCAGGAGTTTGCGCGCTGGGGCCACGCCTTGGGCGAAGTGCTCCAGCATGACCTGACACTGGTCCATACCCCGCAGCAACCACAGACCCATCCATTGCAGCTGACGGAGCGCATTGTCTACGGTGAACAGGTGAACGCACCGACCCACGTCTTGCGCTTCAAGGCACCCGGCAAGCTGCCGGACTTTCTGGCCGGTGACCTGGTCGGGATTTTGCCCCCGGGCAGCCCGATCCCACGCTTCTACTCGCTGGCCAGCGGCTCCCAGGACGGCGTGTTGGAAATCTGTGTACGCAAACACAACGGTGGCGTGTGCTCGGAATTTCTCCATGGCCTGGACATCGGCGGGCCAATCGAAGCGTTTATCCAGCCCAACCCGCACTTTCGCCCGGCGTCGGGCACGCACCCGGTGATCCTCATCGGTGCCGGCACCGGCATCGGCCCCCTGGCGGGTTTTATCCGCAACAACACCGCTCGACACCCGATGCACTTGTATTGGGGCGGGCGTAACCCGGCCTCGGATTTCCTTTATGAACCGCAGCTCAACCAATACTTGTCGGACCGCCGCCTCACGGCATTGCGTGCAGCCTTCTCTCAGGTTCAGGACCGCAGCTACGTGCAAGACCGGCTGATCAGCGATGCCCTGGCCTTGCGCCGACTGATTGAAAAAGGCGCCCAGGTGCTGGTGTGTGGCAGTCGCGAGATGGCCAAAGGCGTGATGCAGGCCCTCGATGAAGTGTTGGCGCCTCTCAACCTGAGCGTGCTGACCCTCAAGGCACAAGGACGCTACCGTGAAGACGTCTACTGA
- a CDS encoding FAD:protein FMN transferase, whose protein sequence is MKTSTELQRYSLNGETMGTRYTALFYAAAGIDTDAVNHSLACAVARVDQQMSTWKPDSDLNRLNAAPEQQWVSVPEELATVLSAALRVSQQSGGAFDIAVGDLVDAWGFGPGEHAITAQALATPSSHARLSASAALVVDAQRNQVRKRAPLQLDLNGIAKGFGVDELARCLDGLGITRYLVGIDGEMRARGVKPDGQCWAVALEKPRRGVREVMGVMELGDAAIATSGDYRHWVDVAGQSYAHTMNPATGAPLCNPLAAVTVVASSCMLADAWATALMVLGETAGPRLAQERGMDALFVLRDGQQFKEISIVGGQLQAQIETRPM, encoded by the coding sequence GTGAAGACGTCTACTGAGCTGCAACGCTACAGCCTGAACGGCGAGACCATGGGCACCCGCTACACCGCCCTGTTCTATGCCGCTGCCGGGATTGATACCGACGCAGTGAACCACAGCCTGGCCTGCGCCGTGGCCCGGGTGGATCAGCAAATGTCCACCTGGAAACCCGACTCTGACCTCAATCGCCTCAACGCCGCCCCAGAACAGCAATGGGTGTCAGTGCCTGAAGAACTGGCGACGGTGCTGTCTGCGGCACTGCGCGTCAGTCAGCAATCGGGCGGTGCCTTCGACATCGCGGTCGGTGATCTGGTTGACGCCTGGGGGTTCGGCCCCGGAGAACACGCGATCACAGCGCAGGCGCTCGCCACGCCGTCGTCGCACGCACGACTGTCCGCCAGCGCCGCGCTGGTGGTTGATGCGCAACGCAATCAGGTGCGCAAACGCGCACCACTGCAGCTTGATTTAAATGGCATCGCCAAAGGGTTTGGCGTGGATGAACTGGCCCGTTGCCTGGACGGATTGGGCATCACCCGCTACCTGGTCGGTATCGATGGCGAGATGCGCGCCCGGGGCGTCAAACCTGATGGCCAGTGCTGGGCCGTGGCCCTGGAAAAGCCCCGCCGGGGCGTGCGCGAAGTCATGGGCGTGATGGAACTGGGTGATGCCGCTATCGCGACCTCCGGGGACTATCGACACTGGGTCGACGTCGCCGGTCAGTCCTATGCCCATACCATGAACCCGGCCACCGGCGCGCCGTTGTGCAACCCGCTTGCCGCCGTCACCGTGGTGGCGTCCTCCTGCATGCTCGCCGATGCCTGGGCCACGGCATTGATGGTGCTGGGTGAAACCGCAGGTCCACGCCTGGCCCAGGAGCGCGGGATGGACGCCTTGTTCGTGCTGCGCGACGGCCAACAGTTCAAGGAAATATCCATTGTCGGCGGCCAATTGCAGGCGCAGATTGAAACCCGTCCGATGTGA